Part of the Rhinoderma darwinii isolate aRhiDar2 chromosome 2, aRhiDar2.hap1, whole genome shotgun sequence genome, gatagaagtttctgcccccctgtgcaaaactagtgtggtacaggaagtgctgaagcctgtgatgggtgacccatcgatctccatagactcatgtagagaaagcgtgtcaccgagccggagtcacactgctgctaagcaaccatcccagtctgatatatagaaataaaagcagcaagaaaaaaaaaacagatgagaggctgacacatggaatatcctaatggtacacatgggaaagtttttcgttttggccggagtgtcccgtTAAGGAAATATCTATGCCATAAAGGGGCGTACTAGGTCTTCAACAATGTTAACctaggtggtatgtgtcaaagtaacatccacatgaatggcaGGACCCAAGGTTTACCAGCAGAACATTGGCATtgacttgccttcttcccatagtgcagccTGCTGCCATGTCCTTCCTAGGTAAGTGACGCACCCAGCCATctgcatgatgtaaaagaaaactgaccaggccaccttctactGCTTCATGGTCCAGTTTTGATGCTCGCGTGCCCATTGTGCAGAAGGTGCTTTCGGCAATGGATAGGGGTCAGCATGGGTACTCTGACTTGTCTGCACCTATGTAGCCTCACATGCAGCAAGCTGTTATGCTCTGTGTGTTCGGACACCTTTCTGTCAAAGCAGCATTAACTTCTTCAGCATTTTGTGCTACTGTAGCTCTTCTGCGGGATCAGATGAGACGAATTAGCCTTAGCTCCCTACACGCATCAATAAGCCTTAGGCACCCATGACCCTTTCACTGGTTTACCGGTTATCCTTCcaaggaccacttttggtaggtactaaccactgcataacaGGAACACTCCATGAGTCCTGCCATTTTGGGGATATTCTAACCCAGTCGTGTAGCCATCACAATTTTGGCCCctatcaaagtcgctcagattcttAAACTtgcccatttttattttttttatttagcttccaacacatcaacttcaagaactgactgttcacttgctgctaaTATATCCTATGCTTGACAGGTACCATAGTAACCAGATAATCCATGTTATTCACTTTACCTGCTAGTAAATTATGGAAGTGGGGGACATTATTccttatacacacctcagctgctgtaaaAGAGGAACCAGGAGCTTCTTGTAAATTATTGATTAAAAACATAAACCACTTCTTCAAAATGAAGGGTACAGTAAGTGTGCTCCCCCATGCAGTGCCAGCCAAAGTGTGCCCCACTTGCTAATCACAACGCCCCCACTTCCAGCTGTAATACACCCCGATTTCCAGCCgcatacccccccaaaaaaaaataactacTTGTGTGTTTCTTTGTGGCTATGGTCCTTGTTGAATGCGAGCGGCCCATCTGTTTGCATGTAGCCACTTTCTCGGGTGCTGTCGGCATAGGAGGAGTAACATCTTTTGCCTCTACAGACAGTATTTATAATCGGTTGCTTCTGCCTAAAGAGAGTTGAGGGGCGTATAATTCAGAGTATACATGATTTGCAGACAACTCCATGTGGGAGCCCCGATACAAAAATATACTTTTCAATATTATAATTGAaacggatcagaagagaaggttgGGGCAAAATGATTTTATTTCTAATTTTTCTCTTTTTGCTTTATGTGCATATCTTGTTTCACATTATTTGCAGGATATTACTACATAAACAGCTTGACGCGGGTATAGTTTGTTTTCTGAATGACCAGTACTAGGTGATTTATATTCTTTTGCTTTATAGATCCACGCAGTGAGTGGAGATCTCTCTACCATGGTTCACAGCAGAAGGGAAAGAAGCAAGCCCTGCTCTCATAGTAACGCTTTAAGGACTACAGAAGCTGCGCACGCTCCTCGTAGGACTCACATCATATGTATGGTCTCCGACTTTTTTTACCCAAATATGGGTGGGGTGGAAAGTCACATTTATCAGCTTTCACAGTGCCTGATTGAACGAGGACACAAGGTTATAATTGTCACCCATGCTTATGGGGACAGGAAAGGAATCCGCTACCTCACCAATGGTCTGAAAGTGTATTATTTACCTTTAAAAGTCATGTATAACCAGTCTACGGCCACTACGTTATTGCACAGCCTACCTCTCCTCAGGTATATATTTGTAAGGGAAAAAGTCTCTGTTGTACATTCACACAGTTCTTTTTCTGCTATGGCCCATGACGCCCTCTTTCATGCCAAGACTTTAGGACTCCACACGGTCTTCACCGACCATTCTCTGTTTGGATTTGCGGATGTTAGCTCGGTACTCACCAACAAACTTCTTACAGTGTCTCTATGTGATACAAACCACATCATCTGCGTTTCTTACACCAGCAAAGAAAACACTGTGCTCCGAGCAGCTCTGGATCCTGAAATTGTCTCTGTGATTCCAAATGCTGTCGACCCTACAGACTTCACTCCAGATCTACAGAAAgagaaaagtaataaaatcaccaTTGTTGTGGTCAGCAGACTTGTTTACAGAAAAGGTAAAAAAGCGACAAGATTTTACACTATTTGGCCTCATTCACATTTGCATTGGATGctttgttaggggcctccgtcacagatcctgCCAagattaccagagacaatagcgcagcattctgcGCTATCGTTTCCGGAAAAACTACTGAAAAGCTGAcggaactcattaaagtcaatgggttctgtcggccgccggtggtgtccattATGCAACAGAATCGTTGCTTCCGTAATTCCCTTGTTATGCCCCTCTGATGGAGCAGCCAACGAAACGACACAAGCtggatgtgaacatagccatagatgtttcttagaacaaaaaaatgattacatgaaagggggttttcccatcttgaatTATTATGGCAtactgctaggatatgccataacattctgaTCGGGGTAAGTGTGATCTTCGGGtcccccaccaatcctgagaatgaagggactGAGTTCTCCCCATCTTTTCTCCTTCACAGCGGTGTTCACGTCCGCCCATGTAACatagccccattcaagtgaatagggatTTTATGTTGCATTTCTCGGCACATCAGAAGAAGTTTCAGCGGTTAGCTAGCGCTGCAGCCCGTTCGTTATAAGGAACtatggggtcccagcagtcggatccccagcgatcagtaagtgatggcatatcctagtaatGTACTATCATTCACTGTGTTCGGAAAACCTGTTTAAAGCCGCAATCCAGACAAAAACATTTGTCAGCTCACTGGATTGGTTGTAAAGGTTCGATAGGTTGGGGTCCAATTTCCAGGATCTTCTACTCCGTAAAACTGTGATAAGACTatgtttgaatggagcagtggttgaGCGTCCATGCTCCCTCCTATGAGTGAAGGAAAAAGCCAAGCGGAGCGTGCTTTTGGCTGGAATACCTCTAAGTGTAGCTAAAACTTttcaaaaaaatctaaatattggtcttgtgttttattttgtcttCTCTTCTCAAACCTAGAATAACATTGAAAGTTCCGCTGTCTTTCTGCATCCTGAGAGCTCTCTGCTGCCCCCTGCTGTCTGTACAGAGAATTCTCTGCTGTGGTGTATTGTGGCAGATGAGTGAATACACCGTTGTTCTAGGGTCTGAGCGGAGTACAGACACATTACAAGTCATCCCGTGTTATATGTCAATTGACCCTCTGGTTATAGAACAGTTGCAGTTAGATTTAATGAAATTTACCCCTAAAATAAAATCGCTTGTAAATATTTGGTGATTGAGCCTAATTGATGGACTAGGTGTGGAGGAGGCGTCAACTCTCTGCATAACCAGGCAGAATTGATATTTAGGAATCCAGGGAAGCTGGATGACCAAGCCATTGTGCACTGAAACAGAACTAaacgttagaaaaaaaaaaaaaaacaacaccgtcAGGGccagtttacacagagtttttttgacgcggaaaccgcgtcgaaaaact contains:
- the PIGA gene encoding phosphatidylinositol N-acetylglucosaminyltransferase subunit A isoform X1 — protein: MVLIHAVSGDLSTMVHSRRERSKPCSHSNALRTTEAAHAPRRTHIICMVSDFFYPNMGGVESHIYQLSQCLIERGHKVIIVTHAYGDRKGIRYLTNGLKVYYLPLKVMYNQSTATTLLHSLPLLRYIFVREKVSVVHSHSSFSAMAHDALFHAKTLGLHTVFTDHSLFGFADVSSVLTNKLLTVSLCDTNHIICVSYTSKENTVLRAALDPEIVSVIPNAVDPTDFTPDLQKEKSNKITIVVVSRLVYRKGVDLLGGIIPEMCQKYPELHFLIGGEGPKRIILEEVRERYQLHDRVRLLGALEHHQVRNVLVEGEIFLNTSLTEAFCMAIVEAASCGLQVVTTRVGGIPEVLPDDFILLCEPSVKSLCSGLEKAIDKLRTGTLPSPETIHNTVKTFYTWRDVAERTEKVYDRVVKETVLPMNERLERLVNHCGVVTGSIFALFVVISFLFLVFLRWTAPDYLIDIAVDATGSRAAWSQQYCTKKDRKK